In Astyanax mexicanus isolate ESR-SI-001 chromosome 17, AstMex3_surface, whole genome shotgun sequence, a single window of DNA contains:
- the LOC103033851 gene encoding sphingosine 1-phosphate receptor 3, translating into MINPDIYIHYNYTGKLNNRNETSRGTLDPEKVAFLVICCFILLENLIVLIAIWKNHKFHNRMYFFIGNLALCDLLAGVAYTVNLLMSGERTLHLSSDEWFIREGSMFVALGASIFSLLAIAIERHLTMIKMRPYDANKNYRVFLLIGTCWLIAVALGALPILGWNCLENLPDCSTILPLYTKKYVAFCISIFMALLLAISVLYARIYILVKSSGRKVTKHSNSEHSMALLRTVSIVVGVFIACWTPIFVLLLIDVACGPSRCRHVLLKADWFIALAVLNSGMNPVIYTLASREMRRAFLGLVCGCLVKQGPGGPKLNGDGSRSKLSSSQSQKPAEEQEQSPQIIVSHSSQRNPESSTGGEC; encoded by the coding sequence ATGATAAACCCAGACATTTACATACACTACAACTACACGGGAAAGCTGAACAACCGCAACGAGACCTCCAGAGGCACCTTAGACCCTGAGAAGGTGGCGTTTCTGGTTATTTGTTGCTTCATCCTCCTGGAGAACCTGATAGTGCTCATAGCGATATGGAAAAACCACAAATTTCACAATCGCATGTACTTTTTCATCGGGAACCTAGCGCTGTGCGACCTGCTGGCCGGAGTCGCCTACACGGTGAACCTGCTGATGTCGGGGGAGAGGACTCTGCACCTGTCCTCAGATGAGTGGTTCATCCGGGAGGGGAGCATGTTTGTGGCTCTGGGAGCTTCCATCTTCAGTCTACTGGCTATAGCCATCGAGAGGCATCTCACCATGATTAAGATGAGGCCGTACGACGCCAATAAGAACTACAGGGTGTTCCTGCTCATAGGGACGTGCTGGTTGATAGCTGTGGCTCTGGGAGCTCTGCCTATTCTGGGCTGGAACTGCCTGGAGAACCTGCCGGACTGCTCCACCATCCTCCCCCTCTATACCAAGAAATACGTGGCCTTCTGCATCAGCATCTTCATGGCTTTGCTGCTGGCCATCTCCGTGCTGTACGCCCGCATTTACATCCTGGTGAAGTCCAGCGGCCGCAAGGTGACCAAGCACAGCAACTCGGAGCACTCCATGGCTCTGCTGCGCACCGTCAGCATAGTCGTCGGCGTCTTCATCGCCTGCTGGACGCCCATCTTCGTCCTCCTCCTCATCGACGTGGCCTGTGGACCCAGCCGCTGCAGACACGTCCTGCTGAAGGCCGACTGGTTCATCGCGCTGGCCGTGCTGAACTCCGGTATGAACCCTGTGATCTACACTCTGGCCAGCAGGGAGATGCGCCGGGCGTTTTTGGGGCTGGTTTGTGGATGTTTGGTTAAACAGGGCCCTGGAGGTCCGAAGCTGAACGGAGACGGCAGCAGGAGTAAACTAAGCTCCAGCCAGAGCCAGAAACCGGCAGAGGAACAGGAGCAAAGCCCTCAAATCATCGTCTCGCACTCGTCACAGCGAAATCCAGAGAGCAGCACTGGAGGAGAGTGTTGA